In Roseomonas sp. OT10, the genomic stretch CTACGCCTGCTCAAAGTGGCGGGCCGGGTCATCGAAACCGCCAGCCGGGTCCGCCTCGCCTTCGCCGCCGCCTGCCCGCATGCCGTGCTGTTCCGCGGCCTCGCCCGCAGCTTCCATCCGGCCGGACCATAAGCAACGGGGCTAGTGCCCCACCAATCCTCTCGCCCAGCAACTTCCAACGCCGCCCGTCAGGCCCAACCACCCCGCCGCAAGCGGATGCAGCCGCGTGCCGAACGCTCAAGTCAGCCTGCCAGGACGCCCTACGCTCCAACCCGGTGAATAGGACGGGCTAGTCATGGACGACCTGGAGGGGGCTCACAGGTGAGCCCTTCCAACGCGGAATCCAGGATCTTGTGTGTGTGAGCTCACGGAAGCCTGTCTAGATAATAACTTGCGAGAAGGACGATTATCGCAAGTTGACGACCGGCAGGCCCAGCCCCTAGCCTCGCCCTATGAGCAACTCTAAAGGCAGCAAAGAGGGCAGCTCGCCTCGTTCCGGCGCGGCTCGCAGTCGCGCCAAACGCCTGGCTGACCAGTACCTCGTCGCGGCCGATGCGCAGTCAACGGTTCGTGCCTACACAGCGGACTGGACCCATTTTGCACAATGGTGTCAGGCGCGTGACGTCGGCTCCATGCCGGCCCGGCCCGAGCTGGTTGGCGAATACTTGGCCGAACTCGGTGAAGGCTATGCCAGGGCGACCCTGCGGCGGAAAATTGCCGGTATCGCGCGTGCCCACCGGCTGGCCGGACACTCCCTGGATACCCGCCACGCGGCGATCCGGGATGTGCTCCGCGGCATTGGCCGCACGCATGGCGATCCGCCGAAGCGTGCTCAGGCGCTTGCCCTCGAGGAGATCCAGAAGCTCGTTGCGGTCTGCGAGGACGACATCGCGGGCTTGCGGGATCGGGCGATGTTGCTGATCGGCTTCGCTGGTGCCCTGCGGCGTTCGGAGATTTGCGGGATTGAGGTCGGGCACCTGACCTGGAAGCCCCGGGCCGTGGAACTAATGATCCCCCGATCCAAGACCGATAAGGAAGGCGAAGGCAGCCGCCTTGGTATTCCCATTGGCCGGAGCGCCGCGACCTGCCCCGTGCGGGCATTGAGGGCGTGGCTCGAGGCTGGCGGGATCGAAGCTGGTCCGGTCTTCCGAGCTGTCACGCGCCACGGCACTCTACGCTCTGGCGCACTCACCGGTGAGGCCGTGCGGCTGATCCTGCTGAAGCGGGCTCGCCAGGCCGGTATCCGGGCAACTCTGCTGGAGCCTGTGTCGCCGCACGGGCTACGGGCCGGGTTCATTACCTCAGCCTATCGCAGTGGGGTTCCTGACGAGGAGATCATGGGCCATAGCCGCCATCGAAGCCTGACCACAATGCGGAGCTATGTGCGTCGGTCCAAGCTCAGTCACGCGAGCCCGGCGGGGAAAGTAGGATTGTAAGAAGAGGAACGGATGAAGAGCGCGCGATTGCCTAACTCGAGAGCCAAGGCCGAAGCTCCAGCAGCGGCTTCGCGTACCTCTGGGAGAGGCAGCGTGATTGCTCACCGGCCTCAGAGCGGACATTCGTCCGCCCCCTATGACCGATACGGGTGGATTGCAGAAGTCGGCTGGCTGCGCGGCAATGACCGGTGCACCTCCCAGAGCGGACATTCAGAGGCCAATATCTCTAAAGCACGGCGGGAGGAGTCTTGCCGGAACCGGACTGTCCGGTTTGGAGTAAACTAGACGGTGTTGCGGACAGGTGGACTGCGTGGGTCACGAGTTTCCGTCGCGGAACCCAGGATTTAAACGCCGCGACAACGCCTTTTTGCGCGACAGCCGCGCAGCGGCCGTTTCCGGCGTTGAGGAGTACGGTAAACCAGTTAGAAAGGACTACGTCGCGAATGGAGGAAGGCGCGCATTACGCGGTGCTGTCTCCAATCGATGTCGCATAAATCAGATGTACTTCCGATAATCAGAACTCTCGACCTGTCCGTCTTTCATGTACTTTAGTATCTCGCCGACTGTTCGAGCCGCACGAATCGGGATCGGCAAACGCTGATTCATTTGGGTCGAATTCCAGTTGATCTTCGTCAACGAGAATACCTCTTCCGCCAACTGCGCGACCGTGCTGTCGCAACTCGAATGCGGGCAGAGCAAGAGAGGTCGTGGGTCATACTGAGAGCCTGATCCGAAATTAAGTTGAGTGGTATCAGCGGGTTAGCTTGACGCCAGCCCAGGTCATTGATTCAGGGGTTTTTGCGAAAACTTCCGGAGATCAACGATGTGGACCGATACCACTCGGGCGCAGTATGCCCGTGCGGAACTGGCTTTGCCAAGCGATTTGACCGATGCCGAATGGGCACTGCTGGAGCCGTTCTTTCCGCCAGCATCGCATGTGGGCCGCCCGCGCAAGTGGCCACTCAGGCGGATTGTCGAGGCGATCCTGTATCTGCTGCGTGGCGGCCTGCCGTGGCGGATGCTGCCGCCCTGCTTTCCGCCGGTCTCGACGGTGCGGCGCTGGTTCTACCTGTGGCGGGACAATAGGCTGTGGTTGTCATTGAACCATGCTCTGTTGCTGATCGCCCGTGAGGGGACGGGTCGCGAAGCCTCGCCCAGCGCCGGGGTAATCGACAGCCAAAGCGTCAAAACCACGGAAAGCGGCGGACCTCGGGGCTATGATGCGGGCAAGAAGACCAAGGGCCGCAAGCGCCACATCCTGACCGACACCGACGGCAATCTCGTCCATGCGGTAGTCCACACCGCCGACATCCAGGACCGTGACGGTGCGCCGCTGGTGCTGGCCGAGATCATCAAGCGCTTCCCGTGGCTGCGCCATGTCTTCGCCGATGGTGGATATGCTGGCGACAAGCTCAGGGACGCCCTCCGGCGGATCGGCAAATGGACCGTCGAGATCGTCAAACGGTCAGATGCCGCAAGAGGGTTTGTCGTCCTCCCGCGCCGTTGGGTTGTCGAACGCACACTGGCTTGGCTCAATCGGAACCGCCGCCTCGCCAAGGACTTCGAGCAGACCATCGCATCGGCTACCGCATGGCTCTTCATCGCCTCGATCCAGCTCTTCGCACGCCGCATCGCAAGGCCATGAAATCACGCCGGATAATTATGAATCAGACTCTGACCAGGATAGGTCCCGTAATAGGGCACGCTGCCATTTGTATAGAGCAGTCCCTTGCCACCGAGGTCCACGAAGGTGCCGCGGAGAACAGGGTAGTTTCCATCACGCAGCAACTTGATGGAGTATGATTCCTGAACCCAGACGAGGTCCCGGAGCTCAGCTCCAGCCGCGTCGAGTGCTTCGAGGATACCCTCGGCTTCTTCATCCTTAAAGCGGGAAGTCTTCAGCACGATCACGCGGGCCGGGAGCGTCTTGTGATGGGTCTTGTAGGCGGACAGGACGTTGTTGATCAGCTCGCGCGCGTCGACGTTCGTCATATAGGGATGACGACCGCGACTCTCGGTATGCGCGCGCTTTCCCTTCAGCACAAAGCCGCGCCCGCGCTCGTCGAACATCTGCGCCGCGCTGGTGAAGAGCTGCTGCCCTCCGGCTTCACGGTAGAAGCTGACACCGACATAGCAGGCAGTATATTCGCCTTCCTTGGGCATTCGTCGCCAGGGTATTCGGCCGCTGCCCTTATAATAAAGCGTCGTCAGGAGGTTCCAGCTACGCCCTGCAACATCCTGGATTTGCCGCGCGCTGCTCTCCTTGACCTTGCGCGGGATCGAGGCTTTGTCGTCAACGACGTCTTCCCACACGATCTGGATCGGGAAGCTGAGGCCCATCGCCTTTGCTTTAAGCATCCCGCGGAAGTTGGGCGCGTCCGATCCGCTGCTGTCTTCCTTTTCCGTGGTGCTGCGCGCATCGACCTTCGCGCTCCAGACCCGCTCGATCAGGCGGACGGGGAGCGCGACGATCGCCACGTGCGGCCGGTTGCCGCTGTCATCAAGTCCGCGAAGCTCGGCGAGAATTTCGTCGACCGCAAGCTCGACTGCCCTTTGATGATCCGGTTCTTTCACGATCCTATCAAGCTTGGTCTGTGAGAGAGCGACAGATGCGCCTTCTTCGACTTCAAAGCGGCAGCGGTAAGGGCTCAGATTGCCGAGCCCGGGAAAGGCCGGATGCAGATTTGGGTACTTCTCGGACATGCCTTCAACGCCGTTCGCCACGAGCTCGATGAACTTGCGCGTGTCCTCGACAGTCTTGGCACTCCCCACGACACCAATCTTGATGACGTCGCCGACGAAGGGCTGGAGCGGACCGGCCTCGAACAGGCCGAGGCGCGGATCGGGGTGGTGGTGACGGTCACCGAACTCGAGTTCGGGTTCGTCGAAGATGTGCGTCTCGAACACCGTCATGCGAACAGGCTCTCCTGTCCGTCAGTCGTATCAGCCTTCTTCTTCGGCGAACCCCAGACGTCTTCGGGAACGCGTGTGCGCAGTTGGACCGCTGGCGGCTCGCCGAAGCGCAGTCGCGGCTCGACCTCCGTCTCCGGCTCATCGAAAAGCCCTCCGGCGGCGCGCTCGACCGCCCGGTCCGCCGCGGTGAGGAAGCGATGCCACATCACGACTTGGCCGCGCAGGGATGCGCTGTTATCCATGCGCTTCTTGCCCGCCAGCAGCGCCGCCGGGTATGAATGGGGGATGAATCCGTTGGTCGTAAAATAATAGGTCGGATTTACAATCAGGAACCACTGGCGTCCGAGCCGCTCGAACCGCGGCACGAACGCGTGGTGCCGAACGAAGTCAACACGTCCCTCCTCCTTTTTGCTCATCGCAACGTTGACGACGTCGGCGTCTGTCTTCTTCTTCGACGCGTCATAGGCAAAGTTCCGTGCCATGTTGACGTCCAGCGCACGGAAGTAGAGCAGCTTCCGGTCCTTGCTCCAGCTAAGAGTCTGATTCATAATTATCCGGCGTGATTTCATGGCCTTGCGATGCGGCGTGCGAAGAGCTGGATCGAGGCGATGAAGAGCCATGCGGTAGCCGATGCGATGGTCTGCTCGAAGTCCTTGGCGAGGCGGCGGTTCCGATTGAGCCAAGCCAGTGTGCGTTCGACAACCCAACGGCGCGGGAGGACGACAAACCCTCTTGCGGCATCTGACCGTTTGACGATCTCGACGGTCCATTTGCCGATCCGCCGGAGGGCGTCCCTGAGCTTGTCGCCAGCATATCCACCATCGGCGAAGACATGGCGCAGCCACGGGAAGCGCTTGATGATCTCGGCCAGCACCAGCGGCGCACCGTCACGGTCCTGGATGTCGGCGGTGTGGACTACCGCATGGACGAGATTGCCGTCGGTGTCGGTCAGGATGTGGCGCTTGCGGCCCTTGGTCTTCTTGCCCGCATCATAGCCCCGAGGTCCGCCGCTTTCCGTGGTTTTGACGCTTTGGCTGTCGATTACCCCGGCGCTGGGCGAGGCTTCGCGACCCGTCCCCTCACGGGCGATCAGCAACAGAGCATGGTTCAATGACAACCACAGCCTATTGTCCCGCCACAGGTAGAACCAGCGCCGCACCGTCGAGACCGGCGGAAAGCAGGGCGGCAGCATCCGCCACGGCAGGCCGCCACGCAGCAGATACAGGATCGCCTCGACAATCCGCCTGAGTGGCCACTTGCGCGGGCGGCCCACATGCGATGCTGGCGGAAAGAACGGCTCCAGCAGTGCCCATTCGGCATCGGTCAAATCGCTTGGCAAAGCCAGTTCCGCACGGGCATACTGCGCCCGAGTGGTATCGGTCCACATCGTTGATCTCCGGAAGTTTTCGCAAAAACCCCTGAATCAATGACCTGGGCTGGCGTCAAGCTAACCCGCTGATACCACTCAACTTAATTTCGGATCAGGCTCTAAGGTTTTGGCGGACTTGATGCTTAAGCGCGTTGCGCAGCAGATGAACAAAGTTATTCTGCTCGTCAACATCATCGTGAAAAGCAAGCTGTTCGGTGTCGATCGCCTCGACCTGATCGAGATCGACAATTTTCCGGCAGGATGAGCCGCGCGGGTCGTGGAAGGACCAGAACCCGCTGCCGTGGATCACCCAGTCGAAACGCGCTTGCTCGGCGGCGTCGAGTAGGACGGTGGTCGCCTTGCGGCCGTTGTATGGCGTCGAAGCAACGAACATCTCACTGGGCAGAGCGATGGGCAGGATGTTGACCAACGCTTCCTCGCCGCCGCCGAGCGGAGGGACGTAGTAGCCAAAGCCCGCCTTCGGCACGGTCAAGGCGGCGAGCCGATCAATCGCGTTTCGATCGAGTATGTCGGCTGACTTGTCAAACTGGAGACGGCGCTCGTCGCTCTCGACCGGGCCGACTGGTTTCCAATAGAAAGACTCGTCCGAGCGCCGGTAGAGCACGATGATCACCGGCAGATTCGAGCCTTTCCAATAATCGAGGTCGTCACTGCGCAGCAGGTAGGTGAAGCCCTCTTCCGTCTCGGAGGCGTAGCGGCTCGATTCTGTTGCTTTGACCTGAACAGCAATCATGCGGGCGAGTGGTCGGCCCCGGTCCATGACTTCGGCGATACCGTCGATGCCTGCCTCCAACCTGGACCGGCCGTCGAACTGAAATCCCATGACGAGGAATCGACCCCGAACGGCGTTCTCGCCGAGCTCGCCCAGGATTTGATTTGGCGTCAGCCGTTTCGACATGCCGCAACTTTAAAACAATGTGGCAACTTCCGAAAGCGAATCCTCCCTGCTTGCTTGAGGTGTTCACAGGCGGAACGATCAGTTCGGAAGAAGGCCGAGCCACCAGCCCTGCGGAGCGGGCCGCCTTCTTTCACGCCACGGACAGCATCTTCACGCCGCACCCCAACAGAAGCTGATAGAAGCTGTCGATCGCAATCCTTGGTCCGCGACGGGCGCAATAGGTGAAGAGCACCCGCTGCTTGGCGCGGGTGAAGGCGACGAAAAAGCCCGCCGTTGCTTCGATCTGATCTTCAATAAAGCTCCGACGCCAAGCATCGTCGTCCAGACCGACAAAGATTACCGTGTGATACTCGAGCCCCTTGCTCTTGTGGATCGTCATCAGCGGGACGGCGTGAACACCCTCATAGGCGTCGAGCGCTGCGGCCCAATCAGAGGCGTCCGCCGCCGAGGCCGTCAGGTGAAGGATCGCCGCATGGAGGACCTTGCCGAGCCAGTTGCCCTGGGCATATGCGGGGTGGGCGGCAATGAGACGGTCGGGGCCGATGAAGGTTATCACTTGCCGCACGATTTCGACGGCCTGTGCGCGGTCGGCGGGTGGCGCCGGTTGACGTCTGGCGAGGTCGATCGCGAACGCGTCGAGATCTCGCGCGAAACGAACCTGCGCAGCTTCGTCGTCAGCCCCGATCCCGCGGAGGGAACACAGGGCTTCCTGGCACTCTGACCAGTAGCGACCCGCCCGGGGCGTCATCGCGAGACGGAGCAAGCCGACGACCAGGCGCGAAGCCTCGTCGGGCAGGAGATCCTGCAGCGCGACGGCGCCGATCATGCTGGCTTCATTGCGAAGCGCTAAGACCCCGTTTCATAACGGCTGAGCCAGACGCCGGACGAGGATCATGGCGGCGGCGAGGGTGAAGAAGGCGACGGCGGAACCGACGGTGGCCTCGTGATCGCGAGCGAGGCGTCGGCATCGGCCGAACCAAGCGAAGGACCTCTCCACCACCCAGCGCCTGGGTTGCACGGCGAAGCCTTTCCGGCCGGGTGCGCTGCCGATGATGGTAACGGCGACGGGGGAGGCTCGGGCGACACGCGGACCGGCGTAGGCGCGGTCGGCGAAGCAGCGGGCCAGGAACGGCCAAGGGCGGCGCGACATGGCCAGGAGGGCCGCACCGCCGCGGCTGTCATGCAGGCAGGCGGGCGAGACGGCCGCCAGCAGGAGCCTACCGTCCGTGTCCACCAGGGCGTGGCGCTTGCGGCCCGTCACCTTCTTCCCGGCATCGTAGCCGCGGACACCTTTCACGCCGACACCGCCCGAGCGGACGGATTGGGCGTCCAACACCGCCGCTGTCGGTGAGGCCTCTCGGCCGACCCGCTCGCGGTCGGCCATGATGAGGGCGTGCGCCAGTCGCTCGAAGGTGCCCCGGCGCGAGAGGCGCAGGAACCAACGGTGCACGGTCCCGGGCGGCGGGAAGTCGCGGGGCAGATGCGCCCAGGCGCAGCCGGTACGAAGCACGTAGAGGATCGCATCGACCACCCGCCGCATCGGCCAGGACCGGGGTCGTCCGGTCTTTGCAGGGCTTGGCAAGAAGGGCTCGACCAGGGCCCACTCGGCATCGGTCAGGCACGTTGCATAAGGCTGGGAGCCGCGCGCAAGCTGCGCGCGGGCGGCAGGGGTCCACATGGGCCACCTCGAAGGACACACAGACACCCTCCGAACGCGCAGAACCCCCGCCGCTCACCCCGCCTCAGCCGTTATGAAACGGGTTCTAACCCGGCGGCCTGAAAGGCCGGTTCAAGTACGGCCGCGTATCGGTCGGCGCGCTGACGAATGAGCAGGACGAAATCGCGTGGGCCGAGTCCGAGCGAGGTCATCTCAGACGCGATAAAGGCCGCCAAGCGCGCGGCCTCGACCTGCGGGGTCGAGAACTCCCAGATCGCGCAGCTCGCGCCGTCGATGGCAGGTTTCGCCTTCGACACAGGCTCGACAGACGTTGGGTCGAGCGCCTTGGCAAGAATGTGCTGGATGCGAACGAGCTCCGGCGACGAGCGGTAATTGTTGTAGAGTGGCGTGCGTGTCGCGCCGAAATCCACGTCGAAGGCGGCGAACGGATCGTCCATCGCCATCGCCCAGCGCATGATCTGCTGCTTGTTGTCACCGACGGCGGTGACAACCGTGTTCGTGCCCATGAAGATCGTCTTGACGAGGTCGTACTGGACTTGCGTGGTGTCCTGAAATTCATCCATGAACAGGTGCGAATAAGTGAGCCGCAGCGCGTCGCGCGCCATCGGATTGAGCCGCAGGAGCAGCTCGGCGAGG encodes the following:
- a CDS encoding 3'-5' exonuclease is translated as MIGAVALQDLLPDEASRLVVGLLRLAMTPRAGRYWSECQEALCSLRGIGADDEAAQVRFARDLDAFAIDLARRQPAPPADRAQAVEIVRQVITFIGPDRLIAAHPAYAQGNWLGKVLHAAILHLTASAADASDWAAALDAYEGVHAVPLMTIHKSKGLEYHTVIFVGLDDDAWRRSFIEDQIEATAGFFVAFTRAKQRVLFTYCARRGPRIAIDSFYQLLLGCGVKMLSVA
- a CDS encoding site-specific integrase; protein product: MSNSKGSKEGSSPRSGAARSRAKRLADQYLVAADAQSTVRAYTADWTHFAQWCQARDVGSMPARPELVGEYLAELGEGYARATLRRKIAGIARAHRLAGHSLDTRHAAIRDVLRGIGRTHGDPPKRAQALALEEIQKLVAVCEDDIAGLRDRAMLLIGFAGALRRSEICGIEVGHLTWKPRAVELMIPRSKTDKEGEGSRLGIPIGRSAATCPVRALRAWLEAGGIEAGPVFRAVTRHGTLRSGALTGEAVRLILLKRARQAGIRATLLEPVSPHGLRAGFITSAYRSGVPDEEIMGHSRHRSLTTMRSYVRRSKLSHASPAGKVGL
- a CDS encoding IS5 family transposase; translation: MWTPAARAQLARGSQPYATCLTDAEWALVEPFLPSPAKTGRPRSWPMRRVVDAILYVLRTGCAWAHLPRDFPPPGTVHRWFLRLSRRGTFERLAHALIMADRERVGREASPTAAVLDAQSVRSGGVGVKGVRGYDAGKKVTGRKRHALVDTDGRLLLAAVSPACLHDSRGGAALLAMSRRPWPFLARCFADRAYAGPRVARASPVAVTIIGSAPGRKGFAVQPRRWVVERSFAWFGRCRRLARDHEATVGSAVAFFTLAAAMILVRRLAQPL
- a CDS encoding IS5 family transposase; the encoded protein is MWTDTTRAQYARAELALPSDLTDAEWALLEPFFPPASHVGRPRKWPLRRIVEAILYLLRGGLPWRMLPPCFPPVSTVRRWFYLWRDNRLWLSLNHALLLIAREGTGREASPSAGVIDSQSVKTTESGGPRGYDAGKKTKGRKRHILTDTDGNLVHAVVHTADIQDRDGAPLVLAEIIKRFPWLRHVFADGGYAGDKLRDALRRIGKWTVEIVKRSDAARGFVVLPRRWVVERTLAWLNRNRRLAKDFEQTIASATAWLFIASIQLFARRIARP
- a CDS encoding argonaute/piwi family protein, which gives rise to MTVFETHIFDEPELEFGDRHHHPDPRLGLFEAGPLQPFVGDVIKIGVVGSAKTVEDTRKFIELVANGVEGMSEKYPNLHPAFPGLGNLSPYRCRFEVEEGASVALSQTKLDRIVKEPDHQRAVELAVDEILAELRGLDDSGNRPHVAIVALPVRLIERVWSAKVDARSTTEKEDSSGSDAPNFRGMLKAKAMGLSFPIQIVWEDVVDDKASIPRKVKESSARQIQDVAGRSWNLLTTLYYKGSGRIPWRRMPKEGEYTACYVGVSFYREAGGQQLFTSAAQMFDERGRGFVLKGKRAHTESRGRHPYMTNVDARELINNVLSAYKTHHKTLPARVIVLKTSRFKDEEAEGILEALDAAGAELRDLVWVQESYSIKLLRDGNYPVLRGTFVDLGGKGLLYTNGSVPYYGTYPGQSLIHNYPA
- a CDS encoding DUF4365 domain-containing protein, which encodes MSKRLTPNQILGELGENAVRGRFLVMGFQFDGRSRLEAGIDGIAEVMDRGRPLARMIAVQVKATESSRYASETEEGFTYLLRSDDLDYWKGSNLPVIIVLYRRSDESFYWKPVGPVESDERRLQFDKSADILDRNAIDRLAALTVPKAGFGYYVPPLGGGEEALVNILPIALPSEMFVASTPYNGRKATTVLLDAAEQARFDWVIHGSGFWSFHDPRGSSCRKIVDLDQVEAIDTEQLAFHDDVDEQNNFVHLLRNALKHQVRQNLRA